AGATGCTTTTACATCTGCACGAGCATATTTTACCAGTTTGTGAGCGTCTGTAGCCACAAAAGTCAAACCTTCAGGAGAGAATTGGAAGAAAACACCAGACATTACCGGACGTAAATCGTCGTTTCCGGCAGCAAAAATAGTTTTACTTACAGCGGTTGCCAAAACATCAGCAGGAACTAAAGTAACAGACGGTTCTTCAAGATTTACAGCTTTAGGAAATTCTTCTCCAGCAGCATATGCTAATGCATATTTACCTGAGTTAGAACTGATTTCTACTGTGTTGTTATCTTCAACAGTAAAAGTTAAAGGCTGTTCTGGAAATGTTTTTAAAATTTCAAGTAAAAGTTTTGCAGGTACCGCAACGCTGCCTTTACTTTTAGAATCGATTGATAATGTAGCAGACATTGTGGTTTCAAGATCTGAAGCCGAAACAGTCAACTCACTATTGTCTAGTTCAAATAAAAAGTTATCTAAAATAGGAAGTGTATTGCTGCTATTAATAACACTACCTAATACTTGTAATTGTTTTAATAAGTACGAACTCGATACTATAAATTTCATCGTCTTTTGTTTTATTTTTTGCTTTTTCTCTCAATTTTTTGAGAACAGGTATGGTTTT
This is a stretch of genomic DNA from Flavobacterium endoglycinae. It encodes these proteins:
- the dnaN gene encoding DNA polymerase III subunit beta, whose translation is MKFIVSSSYLLKQLQVLGSVINSSNTLPILDNFLFELDNSELTVSASDLETTMSATLSIDSKSKGSVAVPAKLLLEILKTFPEQPLTFTVEDNNTVEISSNSGKYALAYAAGEEFPKAVNLEEPSVTLVPADVLATAVSKTIFAAGNDDLRPVMSGVFFQFSPEGLTFVATDAHKLVKYARADVKASQVADFIMPKKPLNILKGILGSSDAEVKIEYNDSNATFSFDNYILMCRLIDGKYPNYEAVIPKENPNKLMIDRSLFLSSVRRVAIFSNKTTHQIRLKIAGAELNVSAEDIDYSNKAEERLTCDYQGDDLQIGFNSRFLIEMLTNLQSDMIMLEMSLPNRAGILTPVDGLEEGETVTMLVMPVMLNS